The Streptomyces albofaciens JCM 4342 genome has a segment encoding these proteins:
- a CDS encoding GntR family transcriptional regulator, with protein sequence MLFRVDHASPVPLGDQIAASVRGALADGSLRPGERLPAARTVAESLGVNVHTVLRGYQRLKDEGLIDLRRGRGAVVTGQASPARARLTEQVGRLVTEARTLGLSDEEVVALVRSGLAMG encoded by the coding sequence GTGCTCTTCCGCGTAGACCACGCCTCCCCGGTCCCGCTCGGCGACCAGATCGCCGCCTCGGTGCGCGGCGCCCTCGCCGACGGCTCCCTACGCCCCGGCGAGCGCCTGCCCGCGGCCCGTACGGTCGCCGAGTCCCTGGGCGTCAACGTCCACACCGTGCTGCGCGGCTACCAGCGCCTGAAGGACGAGGGTCTCATCGATCTGCGCCGCGGCCGTGGCGCCGTCGTCACCGGCCAGGCGTCCCCGGCCCGCGCCCGCCTCACCGAACAGGTGGGCCGGCTGGTGACCGAGGCCCGCACCCTCGGTCTCTCGGACGAGGAGGTCGTGGCCCTGGTGCGCAGCGGGTTGGCGATGGGGTGA
- a CDS encoding TerD family protein: MRLSTTGFDIPATGGYAHDWALVDVETSGLIARRDRVLSIAVVTVGPDGERTGEFTTLLDPGCDPGPVHVHGLTAERLRGAPTFDQVAGKIAELLQGRVFVAHNAQFDYDFLAHEFARVRMSLPVSQRLCTLALNRQVDPPTDDMKLGTLAAHYGIPQQRAHDALDDTRVLAGVLRASLRDAARLGLPLPLVPCPPRQDPSFSPQPPKTPCAYSNPGRLVRGGPLRQGMKIAITGSTAASRAELVARGVSAGLNMMKSVSRHTSALVSNEPASVSAKARRAVAEGVPVIDEQTFLRLLADVRPGRSHEGVVTAVVSEARPGRTEVPEAAGPGAAVAPGPGPGLVPEVPCPPAASLGAPVPASLRPVRSAGTPGKPLAGRRVLVLSGTHAVAVAARTRVVELGGSAAVNLSASVTDVLLLPGGEQDRRMRRITALELPVRDERWLAAPAATAQAAAAGRPHEPQVLPRGGVIDLPRPTGTVAPEWHVTAAWAPQADCEIDVVAFVLDEEEQVDCDEDFVFYGAPENPAGTVRLLTGGPAEQSIAIDLGSLPPAARKIVVAAAIDGTATFGDVGAVQIGAAPGSSGAPLARATLDAATTERTMLLAEVYRRGPLWRLRAVGQGYDHGLGTLARGYGVDITD; the protein is encoded by the coding sequence ATGAGGCTTTCCACCACCGGTTTCGACATACCCGCCACGGGCGGCTACGCCCACGACTGGGCCCTGGTCGACGTCGAGACCTCCGGTCTCATTGCCAGGCGGGACCGGGTGCTGTCCATCGCGGTGGTGACCGTCGGGCCGGACGGCGAGCGGACCGGAGAGTTCACGACGCTGCTCGACCCCGGGTGCGATCCGGGCCCGGTACACGTCCACGGGCTGACCGCCGAACGGCTGCGAGGGGCACCGACCTTCGACCAGGTCGCCGGGAAGATCGCGGAATTGCTCCAGGGCCGGGTGTTCGTGGCCCACAACGCCCAGTTCGACTACGACTTCCTGGCTCATGAGTTCGCCCGCGTGCGCATGTCGCTGCCGGTGTCACAGCGCCTCTGCACGCTGGCCCTCAACCGTCAGGTGGATCCGCCGACCGACGACATGAAGCTCGGCACCCTCGCCGCCCACTACGGCATACCGCAACAGCGCGCGCACGATGCGCTGGACGACACCCGTGTGCTGGCCGGCGTTCTGCGGGCATCGCTGCGGGACGCGGCGCGGCTCGGCCTGCCGTTGCCGCTCGTCCCCTGCCCGCCACGACAGGACCCGTCGTTCTCGCCGCAGCCACCCAAGACTCCCTGCGCGTACAGCAACCCGGGGCGCCTGGTTCGGGGTGGGCCGCTCCGGCAGGGGATGAAGATCGCCATTACCGGTTCGACGGCTGCCTCTCGCGCCGAACTGGTCGCTCGGGGCGTCTCCGCCGGACTGAACATGATGAAGTCCGTCAGCCGGCACACCAGCGCTCTCGTGAGCAATGAGCCCGCGTCCGTATCGGCAAAGGCCCGGCGGGCGGTCGCCGAAGGGGTGCCGGTCATCGACGAGCAGACGTTCCTTCGCCTGCTGGCCGACGTACGGCCCGGGAGGTCCCACGAGGGAGTGGTCACCGCCGTCGTGTCGGAGGCGCGTCCGGGACGGACCGAGGTCCCGGAGGCGGCGGGTCCGGGTGCCGCGGTCGCGCCCGGCCCCGGGCCAGGCCTCGTACCGGAGGTGCCGTGCCCTCCCGCGGCTTCCCTCGGAGCGCCCGTTCCCGCCTCACTTCGGCCCGTCCGTTCTGCCGGTACGCCGGGCAAGCCGCTGGCAGGGCGACGGGTACTGGTGCTCAGCGGTACGCACGCCGTCGCCGTGGCGGCCCGTACACGCGTCGTCGAACTGGGCGGGTCCGCGGCGGTCAATCTCTCAGCGAGCGTCACGGATGTCCTGCTGCTCCCCGGCGGTGAGCAGGATCGGCGTATGCGCCGCATCACCGCTCTTGAGCTCCCGGTGCGCGACGAGCGCTGGCTCGCCGCGCCGGCGGCCACCGCGCAGGCCGCGGCGGCCGGCCGACCGCACGAGCCACAGGTCCTGCCGAGGGGCGGGGTCATCGACTTGCCCCGGCCGACCGGGACAGTCGCACCCGAGTGGCACGTCACCGCGGCCTGGGCGCCACAGGCCGACTGCGAGATCGATGTCGTCGCCTTTGTCCTCGACGAGGAGGAACAGGTCGACTGCGACGAGGATTTCGTCTTCTACGGCGCTCCGGAGAACCCGGCCGGGACCGTGCGCCTGCTCACCGGCGGCCCGGCCGAACAGAGCATCGCCATCGACCTCGGCTCCTTGCCGCCCGCCGCCCGCAAGATCGTCGTCGCCGCGGCCATCGACGGCACTGCCACCTTCGGCGATGTCGGCGCCGTCCAGATCGGCGCCGCCCCTGGCAGCAGCGGGGCGCCACTCGCCAGGGCCACCCTGGACGCCGCCACGACGGAACGCACCATGCTCCTCGCCGAGGTCTACCGCAGGGGCCCCCTTTGGCGTCTGCGCGCGGTCGGCCAGGGATACGACCACGGCCTCGGCACTCTCGCACGCGGGTACGGCGTCGACATCACGGACTGA
- a CDS encoding helix-turn-helix domain-containing protein has product MFVNERLYSVEQVAERLGLHVRTVRNYVRDGRLAAVRIGKQYRIAHEDLEAFTGRPAPAAPEGPADGPRHSEVSSIVEIDAVDARTADRVATLLTASVAHRGPGERPLRIETAYDPERARMKVIILGGLADTARLFDYIEGVLSS; this is encoded by the coding sequence ATGTTCGTGAACGAGCGTCTCTACTCCGTGGAACAAGTCGCCGAGCGCCTGGGGCTGCACGTACGCACCGTCCGCAACTACGTGCGCGACGGGCGCCTCGCCGCCGTCCGCATCGGCAAGCAGTACCGGATCGCGCACGAGGACCTGGAGGCCTTCACCGGCCGCCCGGCCCCCGCCGCCCCGGAGGGCCCGGCCGACGGGCCGCGGCACAGCGAGGTGTCGAGCATCGTGGAGATCGACGCGGTCGACGCCCGGACCGCCGACCGGGTGGCCACCCTGCTCACCGCCTCGGTCGCCCACCGCGGCCCCGGCGAGCGGCCGCTGCGGATCGAGACGGCGTACGACCCGGAGCGGGCCCGGATGAAGGTCATCATTCTCGGCGGCCTGGCCGACACGGCCCGGCTGTTCGACTACATCGAGGGGGTGCTCTCTTCGTGA
- a CDS encoding DUF1648 domain-containing protein, whose product MNSVNATQAGPAAGPPAVRPWRALIAVLPFLIAVAAVAAVFWSVRDRIPDPLAVHFAADGTSDDFATAAGFLTLMLGLPLVAGAAIGVLVLRDAAAGALRWAITTGYAMAGLSGCLGVSMLLRNADADDAATVRFPPSYLGLALGVAALAAVVGRLCAGRDRVRADEVAGPGRATPPLGLADGETAGWSRTIDSPALGVSGAALLSVALLVGLTVSWVGAAALAVAALSCLVFAGVQVTADRRGLTVASSLVPRPRLRIPLARMREAGVQRISPLADFGGWGYRLRSGRSGIVLRRGEALALRLANGRVFVVTVDDAATGAALLNTLLTRERNRDRRATGSGQED is encoded by the coding sequence ATGAACTCTGTGAACGCCACACAGGCCGGTCCCGCCGCCGGGCCGCCCGCGGTCCGTCCCTGGCGGGCGCTGATCGCCGTACTACCGTTCCTGATCGCCGTCGCGGCCGTCGCCGCCGTCTTCTGGTCCGTACGGGACCGGATCCCCGATCCGCTGGCCGTGCACTTCGCCGCCGACGGCACCAGCGACGACTTCGCCACCGCCGCCGGCTTCCTCACGCTCATGCTGGGCCTGCCGCTGGTCGCCGGCGCGGCCATCGGCGTACTGGTGCTGCGCGACGCGGCCGCGGGCGCCCTGCGCTGGGCCATCACCACCGGCTACGCGATGGCGGGGCTGTCCGGCTGTCTGGGGGTGTCGATGCTGCTGCGGAACGCGGACGCGGACGACGCGGCGACGGTCCGTTTCCCGCCGTCGTACCTGGGCCTGGCCCTCGGCGTGGCGGCCCTCGCCGCGGTGGTGGGCCGGCTGTGCGCGGGCCGCGACCGGGTGCGGGCCGACGAGGTGGCCGGTCCGGGGCGCGCGACACCGCCGCTCGGCCTCGCGGACGGCGAGACCGCCGGCTGGTCGCGGACCATCGACTCACCCGCCCTGGGCGTGTCCGGCGCCGCGCTCCTCAGCGTCGCTCTCCTGGTCGGTCTGACGGTGAGCTGGGTCGGCGCCGCGGCCCTCGCCGTCGCGGCCCTGTCCTGCCTGGTGTTCGCGGGCGTACAGGTCACGGCCGACCGTCGCGGTCTGACCGTCGCCTCGTCCCTCGTACCGCGCCCCCGCCTGCGCATCCCGCTCGCCCGCATGCGGGAGGCCGGCGTCCAGCGGATCAGTCCGCTGGCCGATTTCGGCGGCTGGGGCTACCGCCTGCGGTCCGGGCGCAGCGGCATCGTGCTGCGCCGCGGCGAGGCGCTCGCGCTGCGGCTGGCCAACGGCCGCGTCTTCGTGGTGACGGTCGACGACGCGGCCACCGGCGCCGCCCTCCTGAACACCCTGCTCACCCGGGAGCGGAACCGGGACCGGCGCGCCACCGGATCCGGCCAGGAGGACTGA
- a CDS encoding helix-turn-helix domain-containing protein, whose translation MADDYLVRIGKLIRDARQHRGWTQTQLAEALGTSQSAVNRIERGNQNISLEMIARIGEALDSEIVSLGYAGPMHLRVVGGRRLSGSIDVKTSKNACVALLCATLLNAGRTTLRRVARIEEVYRILEVLGSIGVRTRWINDGNDLEIVPPAELDLDAMDTEAARRTRSVIMFLGPLLHRMDHFKIPYAGGCDLGTRTVTPHMTALRHFGLEITATEGTYHAEVDRSVAPKRAIVLTERGDTVTENALLAAARHDGVTVIRNASSNYMVQDLCFFLEELGVRVEGVGTTTLTVHGVAHIDRDVDYAPSEDPVEAMSLLAAAVVTESELTIRRVPVEFLEIELAVLEEMGLNHERSPEYAADNGRTRLIDLTVRPSKLQAPLDKIHPMPFPGLNIDNVPFFAAIAASAQGQTLIHDWVYDNRAIYLTDLNRLGAQVKLLDPHRVLIDGPTRWRAAEMMCPPALRPAVVILLAMMAAEGTSVLRNVYVINRGYEDLAERLNSVGAQIEIFRDI comes from the coding sequence ATGGCAGACGATTACCTCGTACGCATCGGCAAGCTCATCCGCGACGCGCGCCAGCACCGGGGCTGGACGCAAACGCAGCTCGCGGAGGCTCTGGGCACCAGCCAGAGCGCGGTCAACCGCATCGAACGCGGCAACCAGAACATCAGCCTTGAGATGATCGCGCGGATCGGCGAGGCGCTGGACAGTGAAATCGTCTCGCTCGGGTACGCGGGTCCCATGCATCTGCGCGTCGTCGGCGGCCGCCGCCTCTCCGGCAGCATCGACGTCAAGACGAGCAAGAACGCGTGCGTGGCCCTGCTGTGCGCCACGCTCCTCAACGCGGGCCGCACCACGCTGCGCCGGGTGGCCCGCATCGAGGAGGTCTACCGGATCCTGGAGGTGCTGGGCAGCATCGGCGTCCGCACCCGCTGGATCAACGACGGCAACGACCTGGAAATCGTGCCGCCGGCCGAACTGGACCTGGACGCCATGGACACGGAGGCGGCCCGCCGCACCCGCAGCGTCATCATGTTCCTCGGTCCGCTGCTGCACCGCATGGACCACTTCAAGATCCCGTACGCGGGCGGCTGCGACCTCGGCACCCGTACGGTCACGCCGCACATGACGGCGCTGCGCCACTTCGGCCTGGAGATCACCGCGACGGAGGGCACGTACCACGCCGAGGTGGACCGCTCCGTCGCCCCCAAGCGCGCGATCGTCCTGACCGAGCGCGGCGACACCGTCACCGAGAACGCGCTGCTCGCCGCGGCCCGCCACGACGGCGTCACCGTCATCCGCAACGCCTCCTCCAACTACATGGTCCAGGACCTGTGCTTCTTCCTGGAGGAGCTGGGCGTACGGGTCGAGGGCGTCGGCACCACCACGCTGACCGTGCACGGCGTCGCGCACATCGACCGCGACGTGGACTACGCGCCGTCCGAGGACCCCGTCGAGGCGATGAGCCTGCTGGCGGCCGCCGTGGTCACCGAGTCCGAACTGACCATCCGCCGCGTCCCGGTGGAGTTCCTGGAGATCGAACTGGCCGTCCTGGAGGAGATGGGCCTCAACCACGAGCGCAGCCCGGAGTACGCCGCCGACAACGGCCGCACCCGCCTCATCGACCTGACGGTCCGTCCGTCCAAGCTCCAGGCTCCCCTGGACAAGATCCACCCCATGCCGTTCCCCGGCCTGAACATCGACAACGTCCCGTTCTTCGCCGCCATCGCGGCCAGCGCTCAAGGCCAGACCCTCATCCACGACTGGGTCTACGACAACCGCGCCATCTACCTCACCGACCTCAACCGCCTCGGCGCCCAGGTCAAACTCCTCGACCCGCACCGCGTACTGATCGACGGCCCGACCCGCTGGCGCGCAGCAGAAATGATGTGCCCCCCGGCCCTGCGCCCCGCGGTGGTCATCCTGCTGGCGATGATGGCGGCGGAGGGGACGTCGGTGCTGCGCAATGTGTATGTCATCAACCGGGGTTATGAGGATCTGGCGGAGCGGTTGAATTCTGTGGGGGCGCAGATCGAGATCTTTCGGGATATCTGA
- a CDS encoding alpha/beta fold hydrolase: MSTIYKSAAGEQQLRRRYEETLAAWPVTAEHLRIPTREGETFVLASGPPEAPPLVLLHGAGANASMWQGDIATWSRHFRTYAVDLIGEPGLSSPSRPPLASDAYARWLDDVLDGLEIGTAPVVATSLGGWMALDHAIRRPGRVTRLALLCPGGVGGQRMGLFFKALLLRPLGRWGMRRSARSATGLNTPQAEPVLDQVVLTFQQFRPRTERLPVFTDDALRGLGIPLLVIAGTDDAVFDSAGTVRRVRENVPDATVRLLAGVGHAIFGQTDEVLAFLRK, translated from the coding sequence GTGAGCACGATCTACAAGTCCGCGGCCGGCGAGCAACAGCTCCGGCGGCGCTACGAGGAAACCCTGGCCGCCTGGCCCGTGACCGCCGAGCACCTGCGGATACCGACCCGCGAGGGCGAGACCTTCGTCCTCGCCTCCGGCCCGCCGGAAGCTCCGCCGCTGGTCCTGCTGCACGGCGCGGGGGCGAACGCGAGCATGTGGCAGGGCGACATCGCCACCTGGTCACGGCACTTCCGTACGTACGCCGTCGACCTCATCGGCGAACCGGGCCTGAGCTCGCCCTCCCGCCCGCCGCTGGCCTCCGACGCGTACGCGCGGTGGCTCGACGACGTCCTGGACGGCCTGGAGATCGGGACGGCCCCGGTCGTCGCCACCTCCCTCGGCGGCTGGATGGCCCTCGACCACGCCATCCGCCGCCCCGGCCGGGTGACCCGCCTGGCCCTGCTGTGCCCCGGAGGCGTGGGTGGTCAGCGGATGGGCCTGTTCTTCAAGGCCCTGCTGCTGCGCCCGCTCGGGCGCTGGGGGATGCGCCGTTCCGCACGGAGCGCCACGGGCCTGAACACGCCGCAGGCGGAGCCCGTCCTCGACCAAGTGGTGCTGACCTTCCAGCAGTTCAGGCCGCGCACGGAGCGGTTGCCGGTGTTCACGGACGATGCGCTGCGCGGCCTGGGCATCCCGCTGCTGGTGATCGCCGGAACCGACGACGCGGTCTTCGACTCGGCGGGCACGGTCCGGCGCGTACGGGAGAACGTCCCGGACGCGACCGTGCGGCTGCTGGCCGGCGTCGGGCACGCGATCTTCGGGCAGACGGATGAGGTGCTGGCGTTCTTGCGGAAGTGA